Genomic DNA from Pectinophora gossypiella chromosome 20, ilPecGoss1.1, whole genome shotgun sequence:
GAACGAGAGGGAGGAACACTGCAGAGATTTCTTAACATGTCTCGGATTTGATGAGAATAGTGAACCTGATAATGTAAGTATAGTTTTGAAATCTGTTACTTTATTTCCTAACGGTTAAATTACATCTTGAGGAAATTAGTATTCAcagttattttatcattttcctTTAAAAAATCTGTTATGAAATAAGCCATTTCACTTTTgtcaattttatatatttaccaGAACTCTTATGGAAGTTATTTTTCCATTAGTTATAGAATTTCTTGAGAAGAATAGCTTTTTCCAATATTTTTAGTATAAGCCACAGAAATTGAAGTAATATGGTAGCATAGAGTtactaaacaaatattattatttaagcaaAACATTCCAGCCAAGTTGTTGATGCcacatttgtcaaaaaaaggaaAGTAAAAAAGCAATTAAGTCTTTCTCAAAGACTAAGCAACCGTCCTCCAAACAGATAGACGACATCCAGCGGCACATATCCTGCCTATCGGCGTGGCGCCTCACAGCGGCACCGCTCCCCGCGGACCAGTGCCTCGAGCTCGCTCACACGCTACGTCGTCACTACGTGCGTTGTTTGCAACGCGGGCTGATCACTGCCACTGTTACTGAGTTCTGTGCTGCCGATGGCTACGGAATACTGGCTGCGCATCATTATTTCTTTGCTGGTAAGTTTCTagacttgcatcaatgagtcattaatttatcttaagtgcagtttttactaacgcagtgggctcgaccattatagacggcgatatggctatCACCCTGGTCTAGCAAAAAGCTCGgggaggtatgggtacttagttcatcttgcgatggatgtacctctgcctaccccattgggataaagtcatgagcttatgtgatGTTGTAGGGGGCGAGAGagacaaatcctggaaaccacgtgatatcaattatctatgatccaaacatgaattcaaactcataaagttgaattaaCATTTTTGGCTTTCCACCTAATTTTCCATGTAGTAGCGTAGTCATAAGTCTTTGTTGCACTATGACTGCATCCTTCAGAAATGCTCACTAGAAGCTCGTCAAATCGCAACTTAAAAAGCGAAAGGAAACAAAACGAAATTGTATATTGACGTATGTgaaataaaaccatttttaaaataaataacacattTAAGTCTATAAGGATATGGGTCCATTGAAAATAACCAATTTTAACATCTTCACCTTCCAGCGGTGGAGCAACAAAGTGCAGCACCGGTTGTTGAGGCGCTGTGTCTACTGGAATTAGTTCTGCACCACTCGCCGGCCAACTTCCACGCCAAACTGCTGCTTATCAGCCTCTACCACTCTATAGGTGAGTCTGTCAACCAAATGTCTGTCTGTCAATCCTGATAAAGTcagaataaaaactttttttgaacACAATACTTCGAATTAAAAACTGAATAATAGTTGTGCGTTTCCGCGTCAAACTAGTATACTAAGAGATGTTATTGTTTAACCTTTTCAGTATATCTTAACACTGTGACACCAAAATGTTTACTTTTGACATGTTTATTTAACAAAGCTGCAAGAATAAGCAGCATGAATGAGCATCTTGGCCTTACCCTGAAATTTGCGAAAGGGGAAAGAAAGAAactaaatattgttaaattgtgtatgtagcggacccaactagttggccacctagttccgctcacatgcaacagatggcgccacattcaataatgcagtcttcaagcagtcctgaaacgcggtatcgaagttttcacggcaagacgtatatatacaatttccaacacaacactgttggatcgtcgatctctagtcacactaccaacttgtggctagcggggtactatgctcagttcggtaccccgaaaacatcctttggcggcagcacaccctcgccgccaaatgtAAATGTATTGTGTGTTGTGGTTTGTCtgaaacaaacatttttattattattattgttaaaagtcatgaatttcgcgacggaaaattccacttgattaactcagaatcatgagctgaggaatccctctcagtatttgatGCTGCCTGACGTGTGTGCAGGTAACGCGCTGGCGGCGGACTCGGTGTACCAGCGGCTGGAGGCCAAGCACGTGCAGCTGGTGTCGCTGGGCTGGCTGCACGCCGCGCGGCtgcagcccgccgccgcgcacACGCGGGCGCTGCAGCTGCTGGCCGACACCCGGGCCTTCCACCACCACCACGCCAAAGACGTCAGTGCATCTACCGTCTTTAACCTATACAAAcacatacaaaattaaaaaaggtttaaaagaaaaactataataataagtgtgcCGGCCGACGTTTATTCTAACACACACAACCTATTTCCAACGGTTAAACCGAATTAAATTCCTTCCTCCAACACTTCGTATGgccgccatcttgtttttccgccattttgattatttttacccGTGACTGAATTTGACCATTTGAATATGTTTTGTGGAAAAAAGCTGTCCCTCTCATTACAGAGCATGGAACACCTAACCTACGCGTACAAGTACGGAACGTTCGAGAAGCTAGTAGAACTAGTGTCGTGGGGCGCTCGCCTGCGCGCATGCGCGTGGTGCGCGCTGTGTGCGCGCGAGCGGGCGCTGTGCGCTTTGCTGGGCGGCCCGCCCGCGCCGCTGCACGCGCCGGCGCCGCTGCTGGCGCAACACACGTCAGTATTTCTATATCACATATTACCTGAATATTATAAATGACCTACATATGTCCCGCTACTGGGAATAGTCATCCCCTCAAAGGACACCGGAAAGGGTATATCATACTCAACTACGATGCTCCTCTGCACCAGGTAGAGGTCCTAGTAGCCAAAGCATTTGTTTTCTAAAAATGACTACCTTCATGTGGGAGAGAATCCGAATGACCGAATTTCACGACTTGCCCGGAATGACACACAGGTGTTTACTTTCTTCAttttaaataatcataaaaaaaaatgcaaaaaaaataataatcatattttGGTCTTCTAGGGACAACCGCGACCTGAACGTCATTTTAAACTGGGACCCACCTCAACTTCAAGATCCAGACTTAAAATCCAGAACATTCGACCAAGACCTAGCATACCTTAGACTGAAGGACGGCTTAGTATCCGCCATAGCTCTGTGCATAGAGTGTGCAGATAGTCGGCCCATAGACGAAAGAAGACAGCAGTATTCTGAGTTAAAGATCTGTGTGGACGCGTTCAGTGTTGCCATGGAAAAGTGCAAGGAAAGGTATAATTGTAAGGAGAGGATTAGTATATCAGCGCCGTTGCCTAGTAGGATTATTGGTGAGtgaatttattgctttttaggcgttattattatttatgtgtgaGAGGGCTGACTAATGCAAGCCGATTAGCTACAGCGACCTAGCGggatctattgtgaccaaatcTCTACATACATTTAAAACTCCTCCAATCTGTTCGATTAGATTGAGCGTCtttttgtgtgcgtcaagctagcggcctcaaaaaaaaatgggcatgaaaaaataatttgaccataccaaaaattagtactcttattgaaaaaaatagtacctgttgtaaaaaaattagtactatcacggttctggatttatagccatgttttattgcacttgctagcttgacggtgagcgaaatttggcgagagttaacgacaaggtctttcgctttgatttaaacgccaaaaaatctCAAAAAGTCTTTTTGGGAGGATGCTCCTTGACCTCCTGGAGATCCATTATGTGGCTTATATGTGACAAGCGATAGTAATTGCGTTAGtgagtaattcgcttaattatcaataataaaatgtaagttCTTGGAATGTtgaagataccaatttaatagtaATACTCACGTAAcaattacgtcatcaaacggctggcaatggcggcttttcataggatttgcttaccttgttttattataccatgcaTGCGACGTTTGTAATAGAGTATAGGGTGCCGTTAACCGGGAGGAATAAAACAcaattcctggaaaccacaGAAACTTCAAACTCAGGCGAAGTCAATGGTTTAGAGCCCAGGCTAGGGTtagaacccgtgacactaaaaTGTATGTCACACTTTCTCCGAACAGGCCTATCATGGATTTACGCCCTAACAGTGCCTTATTATGTCTATACATATTTATGTTACTGCACTGACTGTAATCTATACTAACATTATGAAGAGCAAagttttgaattgaataaactcaaaaacacaaaaataattctACATTATCACTGAGTAATATAGGCTATATTTATTACTATATAAGAATCCGTACTAAAATTTACTCTTAAAAAGTAAATGTTCACACGTGCGGAGCCGCGACGGGTCGCTAGTAGCTTATATCATTTTAGTCAAATACTTTTCGCGCATTTTCCATAACTTTAAATTCCTTCTTCCCCAGCATTTGTAAATTCACCGGTTCCCTACCGGGAGTTGTACTCTACCTGCCTGTCCATGGTGGGGGAATTCTCTATGGGTaacgctgcgcccgcgcacacCCTGTGCGACCGCGCCGCGAAGCTGGTGGAGCAAGCGGTCGAGATACTCAAGAAGGAGGTCGCCGTCGGTGGAGATAACCTGTGGAGGGCCAGGGAGCGGCTGGAGATCTTGTCTAATTATCTTGAGGTCAGTAGACTTTTTTAGCTTCCTAACAATTTTAGGGTTGAACCACATCTTTCAGCACCATATCGCACttttatccttttctgttactctGAACCGTAATTGGCTAGAGCAAGAGAGAGCGACCGCATGTCATCACCTCGTCGATTGTGCCGCCTGCGGTCACTCTCAACAgtaaaggatagaagcataggaaagtgctaGGTGCAGCCAGATGTGGTTCAACCCTTAGGGGCACAGATCACGggtcattgacctttcattCACGAtagcatacataaactgcctatatacgtcccactgtatggagcatactccaccacgctgctccactgcgggttggtggaggtgtttttacggctaatagccgggaccaacggcttaacgtgccctccgaagcacggaatcatcttactttttcggacaatcaggtgattcaagcctgaaaagtccttaccaaacaaaggacagtctcacaaagtgatttcgacaatgtccccatcgggaatcgaacccggacctccagatcgtgagcctaacgctctaaccacaagaccacggaggcacGGAGGCTGGCACGATAGCATGGAGTAACCAATAATATACTACGTAAAATACATTGTCCCTCGCCATAATAGAAAAGTTGCCTCTAATTTGGTAGCatgggtgtgctgccgccaaaggatgttttcggggcaccgaactgagcatagtaccccactagtcacaagttggtagtgtgactagggatcgacgatccacttgagtcatgttggattttgtatatatgcgtctcgctgtgtaaacttcgatatcgcgtttcaggactgcattattaaacggtggcgccatctgttgtatgtgggaggaactagctggccaactagttcgGTCCGCCacagctaataataattattcaggGTTATTGACCCCAAATTGCACTAGCTACGACCTTCattttacttatattgtttACCTTACAGTTCATCGGCATAGTATCCTTCCTCCTCGGTGTCTGCAACGAACTCATCACGCCAACCAACACGAAGAAACCGAAGAAAAAAACCAACCACTCGCCAGACGAACTCAAAACCAACGAACTCCTCAACAAACTCAACGAAACAGTGCAAAACTCGATCACAACCCTAGAAGAAATATTCGAGAATTTACCCAAACACGAATACAAAACGACCTTAGTAGAtgaatttaaaaacttaaacctTGAAGATAAGTATCAGAGTCCAGTGGAACAGAAACTAAAGACCACGCACGCGGCGATGGTGAACGACGTGAAGAATATTTTGATGAAGAAGACGAAATATTTGAAGAGTCTAATTCAGTGACCGGCCGTGCCCTATTGGGTGCGACGTTTCATACATATcttgtaaatatttctttagATCCAGTGCTGGTTTGTAACGGATATATTAGTCAATCTTaacacatacagtcatgagcaatataatgtatccactttaggactctgtcgcactaacatatttgacatttaagtgagacttacagttcaatttgtcaaaaaagttaatgtgacatggtaccaaagtgtagacatattaatgctcgtgaccgtacatacgtTAACTCACACCCATACATGCAGTCATGTAaatacatacacatgtgtgtatgAATGATGGATGGACGCCAGGCGACGTCATAATCGCTTTTGGTATTCATGCCTCAAGACAAAACAAGTGATATATTAGATACCAATTTTAAATAGAAGCAttattctcttctatcgtgtgggttgtgaggtggagtactaaccacAGAAAAAAGCAAAAATGCATTCTGTTAGTACTCGATACTTTAATATTTATCAATTATACAATAATAGCTTAATTCAGTAAGAAAATTACAGAATTTGGGGTCagaattatttttaactagCTTTAATTTCgaggtaacacggttcccctctccttatgtaccaatttttgattcttaccttgaaaactgcggaAACTCCCATGTAAAATTTCATCCCTTCTTAGAAGCGgcgattttttgttagtcacataTAGTCTGCATTGAAAATtacggaatgctccatacaaacttttgCTCCCATTTTAGGGAAGCAGGGAGTTAGAAAGAGAGAATAagcagcctatgtcactctccttCCCTTAAAATATCTCCACttaaaatcacgtcaattcgtcgctccgttttgccgtaaAACACGGACAACCAGACAGATACatacacatttataatattaatatatattagccttgcaaatataattatgacaataatatTCCTTCTCTTTTTTGCTTTATAAATCGGCACTGGGTACATAATGTATAGTGTTAATATCTCCCACTTAGTATATAAACAACGCCTTATGCTGTTTCGCTATTTGAAACCGGGGCTAAATTCATAATGGTGAAATGTTTTCAAATTGAATTGTGgtacaaaaagtaaaattagtttataagaaGCAGATTGGGCCTTATTAATAATAGTTATATACAATTTATTTCGGGCTACAAGGGCCCTTACAATTAATACTTTAACCTAAGTATGcatgtaa
This window encodes:
- the LOC126375988 gene encoding phagocyte signaling-impaired protein; this translates as MPARPQHMHDGGIVERRLRPIYDWLDNGNNKKALQEAEKVLKKSPSLQAARALKALALFRLGKAPEAHAVLDALADEKPSDDTTLQAMTISYRESQQLHKVCALYEAAVKAEPLSEELHSHLFMSYVCIGDYRAQQRAAMALYKFAPKNPYYFWAVMSIVMQAKTMDDPTKKGILLSLAQRMVDNFITENKMEAEQEARLYIMILELQDKWEDILKFIESPLYSNLVPGSTAPACIPYLMKLKQWRRLNLICKELLWENQDRWDYYLPYFDSVFQLMKDGTTEDDTTGTVDDTAEKCHEFICSIIESMSSGRALRGPYLARLELYKRLSVDGDPSSLLGSGVALCLQYLRVFAHKPCAVPDLRPYLPMIPQNEREEHCRDFLTCLGFDENSEPDNIDDIQRHISCLSAWRLTAAPLPADQCLELAHTLRRHYVRCLQRGLITATVTEFCAADGYGILAAHHYFFAAVEQQSAAPVVEALCLLELVLHHSPANFHAKLLLISLYHSIGNALAADSVYQRLEAKHVQLVSLGWLHAARLQPAAAHTRALQLLADTRAFHHHHAKDSMEHLTYAYKYGTFEKLVELVSWGARLRACAWCALCARERALCALLGGPPAPLHAPAPLLAQHTDNRDLNVILNWDPPQLQDPDLKSRTFDQDLAYLRLKDGLVSAIALCIECADSRPIDERRQQYSELKICVDAFSVAMEKCKERYNCKERISISAPLPSRIIAFVNSPVPYRELYSTCLSMVGEFSMGNAAPAHTLCDRAAKLVEQAVEILKKEVAVGGDNLWRARERLEILSNYLEFIGIVSFLLGVCNELITPTNTKKPKKKTNHSPDELKTNELLNKLNETVQNSITTLEEIFENLPKHEYKTTLVDEFKNLNLEDKYQSPVEQKLKTTHAAMVNDVKNILMKKTKYLKSLIQ